Genomic DNA from Solanum dulcamara chromosome 4, daSolDulc1.2, whole genome shotgun sequence:
AATTGATTTGCTTAGATATGTAAGTCACATGCATATTGATAAATGTACTTGCGTAATTGGCTTTAATTGACAGACATGACATCTAAGAGCATTATTACTGACTTAAATAAGGGTGAAAAATAAATGGTGACAATTACGACTTCAGGAGTCGTAAAATATGTACTGGAAGAGCAAAACACTCTTGAAGGCATCAACCATGTTTTAAATCAACCAAAAGAGAGTACAACTGCACAATACAAAAGAGATCTTAAAGCTTACAAGCTTGGAAAAAGGCTAATGCACAGCACATGAAATTGTTGTGAGCTCTATTGTTGACGACCTCATTCATGAATGTGAGGTATTTCCTACTGCTCATGCAATGTGGGCACACTTGTGAGGAACAAATAGGGGTACATTTGTGACCCGCCTTAGACAGTTGACTATCAAGTTTGACATTTAGAAGAAGCGTCATGATAAAAACATCAAACAACACCTTAGGGTAATGTCAAATATGATGGCTCAACTCAAAAGTGTTGGTCATATTCACTCGGATGAACAACAAGTTCAGGCAGTGATTCGGTCTCTTTCCAATAGTTGGGAACATTTGAAGGTTAACTTAACCCACAATGATAGCATCAAGACTTTTTCTGATGTTGTCCGTCATGTTGAACTTGAAGACGAGCGGCTTGGTGTTGCAAAAGCTGCTTCTAATGCCTTTGTGGCAGAATCAAGTGGTACAAAGTCTTCAGGTTTCAAGCACAAGAAGAATTGGAAAAGGAacgaaaggggaaaagaaactGGAGAAGGACCCTCTACGAAAAAGAACAAGTCAAATTCCAAGAAGGGAAAACGATTTTTCAAGAAGAAAGATGAGCAAAATGAAGTGCTACAGTTGCCAAGTTCCAGGATATTTTGCTCGTGAATGTACCGAGCCAAAAAAAGGTAGCATTTCTAAACACATCTCTAAGTACTACATATGTTTCTAGcactaatttacaattagatcATATCCTATGTGGATTGTAGACTCAGGATCCACCGACCATGTGAGTCGTGATCGAGAAGCGTTTGTAGAGTTCCGTCGAGTTTCACCTGGATCAAGGTGGATCTATGTAGGAAATAATGCTAGACTTAGAGTCAAAGGGATAGGCACTTGCAAAGTGGACTTGCGTGGTGACCGATCTTTGATGTAGCTTGACGTCCTATATGCTCCAGAGATTCGACAAATCTTAGTATTTGTTTTTGTTCTTTTAGATGTTACTCTAAATGTGATGTTCTCAGTATAATCAGGCCAaagttaaataattattttccatAGGCTAACTCCATATGCAGCTGCTGAAGTTTTTGTGCACCAGTGAGTAAGCTCACCATGTTTAGGTTTGATCACCTCTTTCCACAATCCAATGTCTTCAGTTCCAAACCTCCACAACCATTTCATCGTCATGCTTTTACTGTGAGCTGCAAAATCTTTGATACCCAGAACCCCTAGGAATTTTGGTTGTCACTTTTGCCCATTTAACCAAATGGAACTTATGATTCTTGTTGTCGTCTTCCCATGGAAAATTCCTTCTAATTTTGTCAAGCTCTTGGAGAACTTCTGTTGGAATAGGGAAAAGGACATGTGATAAGTAGGGATGTTATCCATTAAACTGTTAATCAATGTTACTCTTCCgctaaaagaaagatattgcATTTGCCATGCTGCTAGCCTTTTTTCAAACTTCTCAATTATTTTCGACAGGATCTCAGTAGCCTTGAATTTTGCACCTAAAGGTAACCCAAGATAAGTTGTTGGAAAGGAGCCCATGTTGCAACACATGATTCCTGCTAGTTCTGCCAGATTGTGCACTGAATTCACTGGATAGATAGTGCTTTGAAATATTTGTATTTGGTTTTTGTTGATGTTAATGAAATGTAACCATATTAAAAAAAGGGCAAAATTCTTTTTATATGTCTACAACATGCGCCCTCATGAGGAGATCGAATTCATAATGAGATATGCACATGGAAATATTTTTGTTGAGGGATAGCCGTGAGCTTGAACCTAGGACCTCTACCTACTCAATTACCATGAGCAAATGAAATGGTGTTGTCTTCAAAGACACTGATTTTATTTTGGAACTTGATTCACTGGTTATTACCAACATTGTGAACAATAGACGCTCCATTAACTTGAAACTGAAACAGATTATAGAGAAAATTGTCAAGTTGAAATATCTCCATGGTGTGCAAGTGAGTCACTGATATAGAGAGGGAAACCAAATGGTTGACTTTCTCACAAAACTTGCTTCCACATCTTCGCAGAATAGCATGTTCCACTCCTTCAACCAGCTAAGGGATTGGTTCAACTCGACAAGAGCCAAATGCCTAGCATTAGAACAAAAGTTTATAAGGCAAACTTCTTCATTAACTAGCGAGTCTGTACATAGTTGTTGAGCCAGAAAGATATAATTTTTGTGCTTTCTGGTTTTTTCGGTGATATATCACCACCTTTTTTGGCTTGACGGTGTTGTATTGAGGTTAGGCTCGTCCCCCTCTGCCCTTTTTTGCTGAATACAACACGACCCAGACTTTAATCTGGGtaattgaatataaaaaaatctaaGATCTTAATATGTTGAGGGGACacttttatttatgaatttcatTTCTACAACACATACCTGTGTTTTATTCATCTCTTATTTTAGAAATTACTTATTTTTGAGTGGGAAggattttatttaataatattttgattttgttaATACTCCTATGAATTGTGTTACTTTAGCCGAGGGTCTTTCTGAAATAGCCTCCCTGTCTTCACAAGGCAGGGATATGTATGCGTATACACCACCCTCctccaaaccccacttgtgggattatattgggtatgttgttgcaCTCTTGTATTTTGGCACTTTATCATCACCAAGCTATGACCTTTTTAAAACAGATCACGCACATTGAACTTGGTAAGAATTGACTTGATATATCTACCTGACTGTTATGAAATTTAAGCCAGTACCTGAAGTGGGACACAATAAAAGTTGGCAGCTTTGTGCAACTCTGACAACATTAAATTTTCAGGAGCCAAATTTACCCGAGCAGATTCCAAAAAATGTGATAAAGGCTCTAGGAGGTCAACCTGATAAAAAAACAAACATTTCAGCTCTTCTCAAAGGAATATTAACTGAAGTTAAATCAGAGGAATAATAATTTCTTAAGCAGGTGAAGTTGTTTATCATGTTTGTGAAAAAACCACAGCCATCTAGATGAGATGCCAACAAAAAATTATGATGCAAAACAGTGGGCAGAATATACATGTTGCTTACATATGCCATGTGACTGCTTTATGGGGTGGGTGTGGAAGAGAGCCCACATACTCACGAAAGGATTACATTCTAGGAAACTAAATATTACAAAATGGCATCTTTGCGACCAGGGACAAAGCAATCAAGTATGAAGAGGCTATAGACGAAAACATAGTTCAAAACTTACTTATTGCAAATGCTCACTGCATCGAATAGTAGCTATAGCATTTACGAAATTATTTTTCCAATAAAACAAATAGAGAAGAAGGATGCCTACCTTGAGAAACCCAGTATCTGATAAGGCCCCAAATGTAATGCGAGTGTGTAAATcctttatatatttaaatacgATGTGCAGTCTAGTTCCTAAATGTATATTTCATGAGAAACAAACTAACAAAAAGGAATTAGGTTACAACTACTAGACCTTTGCCAAGCAATTTCTTCCTTTTCTGCTACCTCTTCAAACTCCAATGCCAAGTTTGCCTTTTGCACTAATTCATCATCTGTGAGAAGCCTCTGTTCTTGGACAATTTCCCAATAGGATATTTGATTAAGGATATCATCTTTTTCTGTTTCCAATTCCCCTGTTATATTTGCTCCATTCCTTTATCTTAGCCTTAAGCATTTTAAACTTCTCAGCAAGAATATAACCAGGGTCTGCCATTCACCCTGAAAGACTCCCACCATTCTTTCACTTTGTCCTTAAAGCCATCCACTTCAAGCCACCAGGTTTCAAATTTGAAGTAGGACATTTTCCAATCCAGTTCCCACAGGTCAAAAGAATGGGATTATGATCTAATGCTAGTTTAGGAAGACTGTATTGCTTTATTTGAGAAAACACATCTCCCCACTTAGTGTAGTGAAAAAATCTATCTATTCTGGATACGCACTCATGATCCTCCCCCTCTTCTCCAAGTAAAATATCCTCCAAATAAAGGAGGATCCACCAGCTCCAATTCTTCAATGCATGATGAACATTCAGTCATAGCTCCACTTCTTCTGGTGGAATTGGTTATCTCATATGGAAAACTGGTGATATTGAAGCCCCCACATACTACCCAAGGCCAATTGAAAGAGTTTCTCATATCTTTCAGCTCATGCCATAGTGTTCTCCTTATTACTCAATTGCAGTCTGCATATAATGCACTCAAGTGCCAGCTTAAGTTCTCATTTATCCCCGTAAACTTTCCAGTGTATCACTGACTTCCCACCCCCAACAGTTCACCCTTCCAAAACCTCTTACCCATAAGATTAAAACTTCCCCGCTGCTCTTTATGAATTTCCCCCACCCATATGTTGCTCCAAATACTTTGAAGCTGATTGTCCAGTGATCCTTCAATTTTTGTTTCCACTAATACATATATgtttgcccccccccccccgttgATGCAATAGTTTCCTGATCGCCTCCCTCTTAATATCCTCATTCAATCCCCTTACATTCCAAGATACAACCTTAACTTTCATTGATAACCAATGGTAGAGCTCTCCCAGTGGATCTTGGTTCTCCGTCCTTGAAATtcatatcaaaaaataaattcctAACCTCTTTGGAGACATTGTTGTTATTGCCATTGGTCTTACAACCCCCCCTGCTTCATCTCCCTCTCCCTTCTCTGATCTAATTTCATCACGAAGGCATAAGCTTCATCTTTGCACGCTTTGATGTCAACCCCAAGCTGTTGATACAACTCAATCATGTTGGATTGCACCCAACCTAATGCCTTTGCCGCCAAATCCTCCTCCAATGCACTGTTATCAATATGTAAAGGAGAGGGATATTCCTCAGTGCACATCCCTACCGGGGCTTCGAAAAAATCCTCCTTCTCTATGCTCTGTTCTTGCAATATTGTTCCTTCAGCAGAAACTATTGATTCTCCTTGCACGTATTTCACTGAGTTATCACAGACAACCaggccgagggtctttcggaaacagcctctctatgtcctctctatctccacgaggtagtggtaaggtctgcgtacatcctaccctccgcAGACCCCACTtggtgggatttcactgggtatgttgttattgttgttgttgttgtttatcaCAGACAACCAGAACACCCCCATCACCCCTTTGTTTTTCTGACCCTTTTGAGCTTGATCGTAACTCTCTTCTCCTTCGAAGATGACGAAATTAGAGTAACCAGAATTCTCTTTTGGTAAGCGTATGTTCTTTACAAAAGGCTCTAAAGAATTAATTGGAATTTTGATTGGGCCCTCtttgatatgattatggcatgAAATGAGTTTAAATAAACAACATGGTTCATGAGGATTCATATAATCGACCCTACTTGTTTGGGGTTGAGGCACAGTTGTTGTTGCAGTATAATGCTTATATAATATGCACAATTGAATTCTACGTCAAAAAAATTGCATTCACAAAACATTAGATGTAATAAACTTACACCTTAGAAAGGAATAAAGATTATTTGATACATCAGTTGTCTTAGTTCAAGTTTTACAATATCAACCAACGTGTTCAATCCATTTAGCAGCGACTGATTGGTGAATCATGGATATTTCTCCCCAATACCGTAGGTACCAAATGCATTAATCATTAAAGAACCTCACTTCAAGGATGATAGTAAGGAATTTTTGAGGTGAATCGCAGAGTCCGCCTACCGCACTTCTAGTTTTCTGCTTAATCTGGACTTTATTACTTTATATCCACGAATACAATTACTGAGAAAAGTCTACCATTTATCAGCCAAAGACAACACAGACCATAGGATAGTGCTGTTGTTTTCAGCCTAGATAGTTTTTAGAAGGTTAATTCATGTTGGGTGAATGCTTAGAAAGTTTACCAAATTTATTTCAACCATAGTTTAACATAACATCTTCTCAAGAAAATCAAAATGTTAGAATATCTTCTTCGACTGTAAAACACAATATACTAACACAAAAAGATAGTATATACCTCATTGAAATATCGTATAAGAAGATTCTTAGTAACCCTTCCAATGCCAGATCCACAATCTGCACCAATTGAAGCAAACTACCCACACATTATAAACCaataaacttgaaaatatgGTATACAATTGTTATCACTTTTGCAATTTTAAGCAAACAAAGAGTTCCCACAGGTATTAAAATCAGCATATAAGTCCTCAGTAATGCTCAAGTTCTTTTTAAACTGCATACTAAGGTGTAGATAGGCTGCACAAGTTAGTTTAAGAATTGTCTTAAGAAACCTTTATAGCAGAGTAAAATTTGTCTGATACTCACCTCCATTTATGGAAGTTTTGATTGGGCACGGTGTTTAAGGAATAAGAGACTTTTGGCACCTAGGCCCTAGCATAGTACCCTTAGAACTTGTGATCTTAAATATGTCATGACCTTTCTATGGCTACAAGAGCATATCATTAAGGCTAAAATGAAATGTTTGAAGCTAAAGATTTTCCAAATACTGAGAGatattattctttttgaaatagaataaaaagggaagattttcacataaaattaaACAGAGGGTGAAGAAATTTGTCAAAACATTCTAACTCAGAGACAACTTCACTTGGCCCTTTAGCAATGGTTTAGAGATAGCAATGGCAGAATGAGAAGTTGAAGCTAAAGATTTTCCAAATTTAGAAAGGTGTTATTCTTTTCTAAAGAGACTAGAAAGGAAAACATTTCACGTAAAATGAAACAAAGGGCGCAGCAAGTTTGTCGAAACAAATTTAACTCAAAGAGACAACTTCATCTCTGCCCTTTAGTAATGGTGTAGAGATAGCAATGGTATAAAGTTCTAGTCTTGAGTACTTTAGGGTGGAGATATTTCTTCCATGAAAAAAAATTCTGAGGTAAATATTCAAACGACATTATATGTGTCGCAAGGTTTGAGCCTTATATTGCATAAACACTCtccttgaaaaaaatattttactagGGAACATTTTCTGTTGTGCCGAACAGAGTAGAAGTCCAAATTTGGGGAGCATTTGCTAAGAAATACACTTAAATGATACCATGAAATACTGAGTTCCCATTAATTTTCCAGTGAGATTAAAAGATAAAAGAGAATGGAAGGAGTACCGAGAGCTACAAGACGGTGGCCTGTTCCAGTATCAGGGAACCTTTCGGCCAAAATGACGTTGAGAAAATCCTCACTTGCCTTTATATCGGGCGTATTCACATGCCCGTATCCACCCAGCACTCCATCCACTGTGGCTTCCACGCCCTTCACATACCAACAAAGTACCCTCGATATAACCTTTAAACGAGTAGAAATAACACAAGAGAAGCAAAATAAAGGGTCTTACTTCCCAGTAATTGATGCCTTTGTTGTACCACTGGAACTTCTTCTGGGGGTCACCATCCCCTACTTCTTCTCTCCACATCTCCTCCGCGTTTTTAAACGTACGGCCGTCTGAGTCTAATCCGCCGATTTCCATTTGGGTCACTGGCCGAGAAGGAAACGCTCTCCTTGCTTCTGATTTCGGCTCTACAAATTGAGACCCAATATTACAAAAGCTTGGTCGGCTAGTAGGAACAATAGGGGCTTTTGCTGTGCCCATATGGAAAATCTATATTCAAATGTACAAAATTACACAGAGGACATTTGATTTGGTATATAAGTTATTTATAAGTTgtattcaaatttttttttgagtatttggcTAActaacttaaaattattttatgcttaaaataagtttcaatatataattgaatttatttgaatggacttattttaatcagcttataagtttaaaaaaaaaaattgagttgcacctatttatttatttttacttataagcagttttcaacttataaattacttaaaataagtccatccaaacaggctcatATTCTTGTTTTGGTTTTGATAGTCACAATATATGTTATTAAGTTAAAATTTCAAGAGGTCAACCAAATATTTATTATACTTTTTA
This window encodes:
- the LOC129887405 gene encoding alpha N-terminal protein methyltransferase 1 isoform X1 → MGTAKAPIVPTSRPSFCNIGSQFVEPKSEARRAFPSRPVTQMEIGGLDSDGRTFKNAEEMWREEVGDGDPQKKFQWYNKGINYWEGVEATVDGVLGGYGHVNTPDIKASEDFLNVILAERFPDTGTGHRLVALDCGSGIGRVTKNLLIRYFNEVDLLEPLSHFLESARVNLAPENLMLSELHKAANFYCVPLQEFTPDAERYDVIWVQWCIGHLADDDFIAFFKRAKVGLKPGGLFVLKENIARTGFVLDKEDKSITRSDLYFKELFKQCGLYIYKMKDQKEFPDELFAVKMYALTTEMSRQGNRPRPKRATNRPAIIR
- the LOC129887405 gene encoding alpha N-terminal protein methyltransferase 1 isoform X2; the protein is MGTAKAPIVPTSRPSFCNIGSQFVEPKSEARRAFPSRPVTQMEIGGLDSDGRTFKNAEEMWREEVGDGDPQKKFQWYNKGINYWEGVEATVDGVLGGYGHVNTPDIKASEDFLNVILAERFPDTGTGHRLVALDCGSGIGRVTKNLLIRYFNEVDLLEPLSHFLESARVNLAPENLMLSELHKAANFYCVPLQEFTPDAERYDVIWVQWCIGHLADDDFIAFFKRAKVGLKPGGLFVLKENIARTEVYTFFKDLCWTKKIRVSQDQIYILRSCSSNVDYISTR